From the genome of Mya arenaria isolate MELC-2E11 chromosome 5, ASM2691426v1:
AACAACCCTCTAACCCAAACCCTAACCCATCTAAGGTACACTTACAACATAATTATCCCCACCGATAGGCATCGGAGGAGAATATGGTAATGGCACCCGTCCtcgcgtgcgtgcgtacgtgcaaCATTTTTTGTGACCGCAACTCTTCATTCATTATTGGACGGAATTAATTAAAACTTTCAGGGATTACTGCTAGCGATGCCTAGTTGTAcacaaagaaagaaaaaaggaTTTGCTCCACCTGTTCGgaagttatggcccttaaattCGAACAACATCTTATTGTCATGCGCGTCACAAGTCATAAAACATGGGACTTCCCCACAAccgatttgcatattttatgccttatattgttataaatttttactttttctaACTAAAAAAACGCCTGAAAAGTGACACAATTACTCCAAATCTAAAGAAGGATGTCTTTTCAACAATATactgaaatttgaataatttctaCCGATGAGGAGCGTCACAGGTAATAAAACACTGGGCTACCCCACATCCGTTTCGCCTATTGTTTAGGTATATGTGAGTGACATTTAGGTGACATAAAGAATGTTCAAGGGTGGCATAAAGTATTGTGCTTTTTCCACGTATGAATTGCCTTTTTTACAATCTTGCACTCTTTCGTAATGAGCCCGCGAGCCCATGCTATTACGAAATTAGTCCAACATGTAGgatgcaataacaaaatgatgtttcttCTAAAATTTCGGACAAAATCACCGTTACTATAAGTTTCAGAATGCTTACATTGTACAGaaggtaaattaataattatattcatgtatGCGTAACATAATGCGATGTCAAAAAGTTACGAGGCTGTTAAAGGAACTATATCTCAACGAATCTTGGAAAAATCttggaaaaataaaacttaagcCTGTTGAAATACTTAAAGCATGATACCTTTATAGGTAACAAAAAGATTTAGATCTAAATCATGTTCTAAACAAAAGTCATGCACCTTTAAAGCAAGAGTTTCGTGATCTATGTTCTAAGTATGTTCTACCGTATACCTTGAAAGTTGCAGGGGTTTCAAGTTGCAAAAGGATTCCTTTATGTACCCCTATTCCATTAGGTCATCTGTTTCTATTGGCAACGGTTTGATACGGCGAAACAATATCTTTGGTGAGACTTATCCGCTTAAATAAGCAAGCGCGCTATCATTGCGCCACCGAGGCTCACGGTCAAGATCTTTCATATGAGGTAGCTAACCAGCTAGCTTACGGAACGTCGGTGGTCCTACCCAGGTGCTCGCCCGAGCCTGAAAATTGCCCGGAGAGGCACCTGGGGTCTTCCTCCACCATGTAAAGCTGGTATGTCCACACCATAATGTCCTCGTAACGAGGCGGGTGGGGGTCATAAAACTgggaaataacaacaacatcaaataaAAGCAATAGAAACACAACAGTGACTTGAATTGAGCTAGAGTATGTTAGTAATAGTTTAGTtgggggtcaatattttatggATACAAttggggggtcattattttataaggggtgacagtattttatagaaaggggtcattattctatataaaataatgaccggggggtcattattctatgggggtcagtttacaacgttacaccggctCTGTGAAAACTAACATTGGACACAGAGCAAGCTATACAACAGTCAACACTAATTGTCAAATATCGAGCCAGCCATGTCAAATTCTACATTGAATGTGGAGCCAGCGACATTCATAATTGAATGTCAGTCAAACCAGTTATACAATTTTTAGCAATGAATGTCGAGCCAGCGACATTCGACATTGAATGTTAGACAAACTACACATTCGACATTGAATGTCGAGACAGCTGTACAACAGTCGATATTGTGTGTCGAGACAGCTGTACAACAGGCGATATTGTGTGTCGAGACAGCTGTACAACAGTCGATATTGTGTGTCGAGACAGCTGTACATCAGTCGATATTGTGTGTCGAGACAGCTGTACATCAGTCGATATTGTGTGTCGAGACAGCTGTACAACAGTCGATATTGTGTCGAGACAGCTGTACATCAGTCGATATTGTGTGTCGAGACAGCTGTACATCAGTCGATATTGTGTGTCAAGACAGCTGTACAACAGTCGATATTGTGTGTCGAGAGAGCCGTACAACAGTCGATAGTGTGTGTCGAGAGATCCGTACAACAGTCGATATTGTGTGTCAAGACAGCTGTACAACATTCGATAATGTGTGTCGAGAGAGCCGTACAACAGTCGATATTGTGTGTCGAGAGAGCCGTACAACAGTCGATATTGTGTGTCGAGACAGCTGTACAACAGTCGATATTGTGTGTCGAGAGAGCCGTACAACAGTCGATATTGTGTGTCGAGACAGCCGGACAACAGTCGATTTTGTGTGTCGAGACAGCTGTACAACAGTCGATATTGTGTGTCGAGACAGCTGTACAACAGTCGATTTTGTGTGTCGAGACAACTGTACAACAGTCGATATTGTGTGTCGAGACAACTGTTCAACAGTCGATATTGTGTGTCGAGAGAGCCGTACAACATTCGAAATTGTGTGTCGAGACAACAATACAACTTTCGACGTTGAATGTCGTGGCGTCTATACAACAACCGACTGGGCTGTCGAACCAGCTAAATAACAATCCACATTGATCGGCTTGGAGTGTCCTATTCATAAGTATAGGGGACTTAACTCTAGCACTTTTAATCCTCTTTCGATTATTCAACGCTTGGTTTCATTTGACGCtcaattttattgttaatattcaaGTCGCGGGGAGCGGTCGTCTTAATATTATACGCAACAGTTTGGTGCTttcttttatttgctttttacATGATATGTGGAAAATGGAGTAGTGTGCCTTTTACGAAGTTGTCTTTTGCTGGCACCAAATGAGCATGTTGCAATTATGTAACTATGTACGATTTGTTTTTAGGTTAATCATAAAcactcttaaagctgcactcccagagattgaacgttttggcaacattattttttgtcttggaacgagcaaatttttgtgaaaatccatggaaaccagttatataagactgatgacaaaaaattagatcgcagatttttatattaaagttaaaaaattgatgttttgtgcatttttcttaaaccgctagTAAACGTTTAAgctatataacattaattttcgaacggaaatgtgaaaatctacgatctgactTTTTGTAAGCAATTCTATAGCAatcctatatcattggtttgcagatatttacgcaaaaattggctcgttccaagacaaaaaaataaaaaaaatggtatatctgtgagagtgcagctttaagacaaatCAATCCGGagacaaatgttgttttaaccTATGTCTAAGAATGACAAATCTCCGCTATGTCCAGTTGGCGCATTTTGATAGTTATATGTGTGATCTAACTCCAGCGGACATTTAAGACCTTTTGTGTTATGATTTTTACTATCACTTGATGCAAGTAAGCTTCACAGAAATTTTAACCGCCTCATGAGACTAACTGCTGTATTTGGAGCATTTGGGTATACTTTAAATTCTTTTTGAAGAGGGGGAGCTCCTTTTTACTAAGTGTGGAGTTCCAGGTGAATTACTTATTCCTTGAGCAACTGCAAGGCGGACAGTGTTTAGCCGTGTATGACGAAACTTTGATTCAGGCCGCTAGACATGTACCTCTGTCAATTTAATTTTTGACCGAGTTTTTGTTTTGGGTGCTTTGGCAGCTATTGTTCTGTATAATATGTGTGTATTAAGTATGCAGCCCAGGCAGAAAAATGGCCGTTATTGACAGGAAATAATTAGCGGAAAGTTGTTTTGACTGAGTTTGGATGGTAAACACAAAAAAGGTTGgtttttattaatgcatttaccAAACTTTGTTGATATATGTTTGGAACAGTCGATGAATTGTTGCTTTATATGCCACCTGTGCATGATCTTGACTCTGATCACACTGTTTTACATTGGGTTCTAAAAACATATCCGACCTTTGAAAATCGCACTGACAGGATTAATTATTTGctctatttatttttgatttgcGAAAGAAGTGTCAAGTGTTGTATATCATTGCAAAAGTTATGGATGGAGCTTATCAACAATGTACTGTATGTTTAGATTCTGACGGTCGTGTAAAAGAAAACAGAGATCAAAATTGACTTATCTGATTTTGGGCACGTAGTGCCGGTCCATTCTTTAATGATAGTATTAGTGACCAGGTCTTTGTCCGAAATAGttgtttttgtcagtatttggtCATATAATGACTTTCTTTAATGATAGTATTACTGACCAGGTCTTTGCCCGAAATTGTTGTTATTGTCAGTTTTTGTCATACAATGACTTTAATGTATCATTTAAGACCAATAACTGATTCAAATTCCTGTGCAGCCAACTATACAACATTTGCCATTGAATGTCCAGCCAACTTTACAACATTGCAATTGAATGTCCAGCCAACTATACAACATTTGCCATTAAATGTCCAGCCAAATATACAACATTGCCATTGAATGTCCAGCTAACTATACAACATTTGCCACTGAATATCCAGCCAAATATACAACATTGCCATTGAATGTCCAGCCATCTTTACAACATTTGCCATTGAATGTCTAGCCAAATATACAACATTGCCATTGAATGTCCAGCCAACTTTACAACATTGCCATTGAATGTCCTGCATACTATACAACATTTGCCATTGAATGTCCAGCATACTATACAACATTTGCCATTGAATGTCCAGCCAAATATACAACATTGCCATTTAATGTCCAGCCAAATATACTACATTGCCATTGAATGTCCAGCCAAATATACAACATTGTCATTGAATGTCCAgccaaatataaaacattgccAATGAATGTCCAGCATGCTATACAACATTGCCATTGAATGTCCAGCCAACTTTACACCATTGCCATTGAAGGTCCAGCCAAATATACAACATTGCCATTGAATGTCCTGCATACTATACAACATTTGCCATTGAATGTCCAGCCAAATATACAACATTGCCATTTAATGTCCAGCCAAATATACAAGATTTGCCATTGAATGTCCAGCCAAATATACAACATTACCATTGAATGTCCAGCCAAATATACAACATTACCATTGAATGTCCAGccaaatataaattattgcCATTGAATGTCCAGCATACCATACAACATTTGCCATTGAATGTCCAGCCAAATATACAAGATTGTCATTGAATGTCCAGCCAAATATACAACATTGCCATTGAATGTCCAGCCAAATATACAACATTGCCATTGAATGTCCTGCATACTATACAACATTTGTCATTGAATGTCCAGCCAACTTTACAACATTGCCATTGAATGTCCAGCCAACAATACAACATTTGCCATTGAATGTCCAGCCAAATATACAACTTGCCATTGAATCTCCAGCCAACTTTACAACATTTCCATTAAATGTCCAGCCAACTATACAACATTGCCATTAAATGTCCAGCCAACTTTACAACATTGCCATTAAATGTCCAGCCAACTTTACAACATTGCCATTAAATGTCCAGCCAACTTTACAACATTGCCATTAAATGTCCAGCCAACTATACAACATTCGCCATTGAATGTCCAGTCAACTATACAACTTGCCATTGAATATCCAGCCAGCAATACAACATTTGCCATTGAATGTCCAGCCAACTATACAACATTTGCCATTGAATGCCCAGCCAACTATACAACATTCGCTATTGAATGTCCAGCCAACTATACAACATTCGCCATTGAATGTCCAGCCAACTATACAACATTTGCCATTGAATGTCCAGCCAACTATACAACATTTGCCATTGAATGTCCAGCCAACTATACAACATTGCCATTGAATGTCCAGCCAACTATACAACATTGCCATTGAATATCCAGCTAACTATACAACATTGCCATTGAATGTCCAGCCAACTATACAACATTTGCCATTGAATGTCCTGCATACTATACAACATTGCCATTGAATGTCCAGCCAACTATACAACATTTGCCATTGAATGTCCTGCCAACTATACAACATTGCCATTGAATGTCCAGCCAACTATACAACATTTGCCATTGAATATCCAGCCAACTATACAACATTTGCCATTGAATGTCCAGCCAACTATACAacatttgttattgaatgtctAGCCAACTATACAACATTTGCCATTGAATATCCAGCCAACTATACAACATTTGCCATTGAATGTCCAGCCAACTATACAacatttgttattgaatgtctAGCCAACTATACAACATTTGCCATTGAATATTCAGCCAACTATACAACATTTGCCATTGAATATCCAGCCAACTATACAACATTTGCCATTGAATATCCAGCCAACTATACAACATTTGCCATTGAATGTCCAGCCAACTATACAACATTCGCCATTGAATGTCCAGCTAACTATTCAACATTTGCCATTGAATATCCAGCCAACTATACAACATTTGCCATTGAATGTCCTGCCAACTATACAACATTCGATATTTGACGTCGACGCAACTATGAAACATTCTACATAGAATTTGAACGCAGCTATACAACATTGGAATTTAAGTTTTGATTCATCTATACAACATTTGTCATTAAATATCGAGCCAACTATACACACTATTTCAATATTTCGACAACACAGCTAAACAACAAGTGACATTGAATATCCACGCAACTATACCACATTCGACAGTGTGCAGCTTTCATCATTtggcattattattttttacggCGTTTGATGTTAAATGAAGGGCTCGCTTTATAAACAATGTTAGCAAACATGCGGGAAACTGATCTTACTGaataaacctttaaagctgcactcacacaggcTAACCAATTTGTGccctttttgttttttgtcagctgattttggcatcgaTGCCTTCAAGTCAGTCAGTTAAGaaaacttacaatacaaaagATCTCAGTTGTTCGAAAAACGGCCCAAAATTTCAACATTCTTTAAGCGTTTGTAACAATTTTAGCCAGCAAACATCAATCTTCgaccataaatatgaaaatctgcgatctaatctttagtcagccttctgatatcactggtttctaAACTAttacgcaaaaatggctcattcccagacagaaaataaaaatgttgtcaaaacaatcaatctgtgagagtgcagctttaatacgtatttataaatcaaaaccGCTAAGCATCGTTTTGTACAATATATTCCATAAACAACGGGCGTTGCTGAATGTGCACACCTTTTCCCATGGTACAGTTGGGTAACTCTTTACATGCATTGATAACGTTTTCGTTTTACATATCAATAAGTTTGTCCTGTGAACGATGGTTAGTTATTGTCAGTTCGTTAGTTCTGTAATTTATATGGAAATTATAACTTTCTTGCTCAAGGCGTTCCTTAAATAGATCGAGttacattcaataaaaaaaactattaataagataataaattttatcaaatttataattttgcTGCTATAGATATATTAGCTTGAAATTATTCTTACACCTCATTTCGACTGGAAAATGTTTCCGTTCGAATATCggaaaatattgtaaaaattaGAGGCATTTTCGGATtgagaaataaaaacagttccATATGTAAGTACATTAAATAATGTCTAATAAAATAATCTACATAGTTATGGTActtaaatgtttacatgtacCATAAACAAAGCTATCAAAatgtacttaaaataaaaaaatacctttctttctttctttctttctttctttctttctttctttctttctttctttctttctttctttctttctttctttctttctttcctttctttctttctttctttctttctttctttctttctttctttctttctttctttctttctttctttctttctttctttctttctttctttctttctttctttctttctttctgtgTAAAAGAAATCAGTCCCACGTTACAAACATTGTTGTTGGGTCGATTGAATATAATAATCATAAGTGTCATTTTATAGCCCGTAATAGACAAATGGATTGACATCCTTTCTTTTCAagcggtttaaaaaaaatcccgcAAAAGCCGGTCTAGCAGCCTAGCGGCATGACGGCCAatcggcgtgaagtaagcgacATTGTGGTCAAGCGGTTTTAAGTAATTGTCTAATTTAAAGCGTTTTTATGCGTtgtcttaaaaataaacaatgacaaacTTCCGTTTTTATGCACTTAATTCATCCCGCTAGATCATCTTTTAAGGGGggaaattaaaatgttcaaaacaactTTAAACGAAAGAATATCATTTACATTAGAGGTGTAAAATGTATGTTGGAGCGagtggaaataaacaaatttggACGTGCGTTCTTCCATCCAGACACAAACAATAGATGGTTTCTATGTGATTATGATGTTTTGGTTTTATCCAAAGATTTTTTTCCAAGATTTAGTCTGAAACTGTGTCTTCTGGTGTTTTCTTTCcataattttcatgtttttgttgatattgacataaaatgatTCCTTGTagggggttggggggggggggggggtattggTGCGACCGGTGCCACACCCCTGAATCAGCTAGTAAATTAGGTGGATGCACATGTTGGTCGCGTTTTAAAGCTGGACGATGTATTTGGACCAAAAAATTGTTAAACCGGTATTGCATctgaaataacatattttattattattttactttatgatatcaaagatgCAGATAAAACTACAATGAttgtataaaaaagtatttttggtTGTGGGTGCAATCCCAAGCccgtaaagtcaagaaaaaaaagaagaaaacgaCGCCTTTACCAATAGGACACCATGATTTATACAGAGGAGATGTAGTGActctttaacaatacattgataacatcagtGGTATTgccaatcaaccaatcacgcaaaaACGAATCGCTCAAACCCTTCATTATCCCTTATGAAAATTTTGGTCTTCAAAGACCATATTTGAGCAactatcaacatttgctgaatgGTTCCAGCTTTTAGTATCTTAGTtttgatttgccacactttattgtaaaaataaaatgcatttcacaaaacatttaacagGCAATTGAGAAAACCTTGGATATTATATCGTTCATCAAATAAGTAATAATGttctttcaacaaaaaatgtttaatgaaatttaatgtaAGTCTGAGCTTATATATACGTGAAAAACGTGTTTTAAATACATCGTAGATActattttatccaaattttgaagataatGGTTACATGAACATTCATATGACA
Proteins encoded in this window:
- the LOC128235971 gene encoding keratin-associated protein 10-5-like, translated to MSSQRHSTLNVRQTTHSTLNVETAVQQSILCVETAVQQAILCVETAVQQSILCVETAVHQSILCVETAVHQSILCVETAVQQSILCRDSCTSVDIVCRDSCTSVDIVCQDSCTTVDIVCRESRTTVDSVCREIRTTVDIVCQDSCTTFDNVCRESRTTVDIVCRESRTTVDIVCRDSCTTVDIVCRESRTTVDIVCRDSRTTVDFVCRDSCTTVDIVCRDSCTTVDFVCRDNCTTVDIVCRDNCSTVDIVCRESRTTFEIVCRDNNTTFDVECRGVYTTTDWAVEPAK